Proteins from one Halopseudomonas pelagia genomic window:
- a CDS encoding sigma-54 interaction domain-containing protein, whose protein sequence is MFAQIPRPLQFAESMLERFAALSVLRTPSALSSALVEACALLSDCTLSQLYLLDVTQTRLSLCAQWYQGQLQMPESVSVSSDYSDMHLLQYCLCQNRPLLMNNLDANLHSTAFLPDSDRPWGSLLCLPLTDEQQHVRGLLVTASRTHGELGQMDEALQMLGNFAVAQMQLLGRPHQLAEPAAVATEIAPPSREHFGLIGESAGMKQVYSLISKVLHNPVTVLITGETGTGKELVARAIHDFGLRRSKAFIALNCAAMPENLLESELFGYRKGAFSGADRDHKGLFDAADGGTLFLDEIGDMPLLLQAKLLRVLQEGELRPLGSNETHKVDVRVVTATHHQLLEQVQAGLFREDLFYRLTHFPIHLPPLRERGEDILLLAREFVEAACSFLQREQCRWSDAALEQLASHEFPGNVRELKGLIARALLLCDGNLLLPEHFNLPGSPNNEGQLSLRERMERVERNLLVDCLRKNQGNQTSAATELGLPRRTLLYRMQRLNICPAELKASRGKNNA, encoded by the coding sequence ATGTTTGCGCAGATACCGCGCCCCTTGCAGTTCGCCGAATCAATGCTGGAGCGCTTCGCCGCCCTGTCAGTGCTGCGTACTCCGAGCGCGTTATCCAGCGCTCTGGTGGAAGCCTGCGCACTACTCAGCGACTGCACCCTGAGCCAACTGTACCTGCTGGATGTCACCCAGACGCGTCTTTCGCTCTGCGCCCAGTGGTACCAGGGGCAACTGCAGATGCCGGAGAGTGTCAGCGTATCCAGCGACTATTCCGACATGCATCTATTGCAATACTGCTTGTGCCAGAACCGTCCGCTGCTAATGAACAACCTGGATGCCAATCTGCACAGTACTGCGTTTCTGCCTGACAGCGATCGGCCCTGGGGCAGTTTGTTGTGCTTGCCGTTGACCGATGAACAGCAGCACGTGCGCGGCCTTTTGGTCACCGCCAGCCGCACCCATGGCGAACTCGGACAGATGGATGAGGCGCTGCAGATGCTGGGCAATTTCGCCGTTGCGCAAATGCAGCTACTTGGTCGCCCACATCAATTGGCGGAACCTGCTGCCGTGGCCACCGAGATCGCTCCGCCAAGCCGTGAGCACTTCGGTCTGATTGGCGAAAGTGCCGGCATGAAGCAGGTCTACAGTCTGATCAGCAAAGTGCTGCACAACCCGGTTACCGTATTGATCACTGGCGAGACCGGCACCGGCAAGGAGCTGGTCGCCCGCGCCATCCATGATTTCGGTCTGCGCCGCAGCAAAGCCTTTATCGCCTTGAACTGCGCGGCAATGCCGGAAAATCTGCTTGAGAGCGAACTGTTCGGCTACCGAAAAGGTGCCTTCAGTGGCGCTGACCGCGATCACAAGGGACTGTTCGATGCCGCAGATGGCGGCACGCTGTTTCTCGACGAGATCGGCGATATGCCGCTGCTGCTGCAAGCCAAGTTGCTGCGTGTGCTGCAGGAAGGCGAGCTGCGCCCACTCGGCAGCAACGAGACGCACAAAGTGGATGTGCGCGTGGTCACCGCGACCCACCATCAATTACTGGAGCAAGTGCAAGCCGGGCTGTTTCGCGAAGACCTGTTCTATCGCCTGACACACTTCCCCATCCACCTGCCACCGCTGCGCGAACGTGGCGAGGACATCCTGCTGCTGGCACGCGAATTCGTTGAAGCTGCGTGTTCATTCCTGCAACGCGAACAATGCCGCTGGTCCGACGCTGCACTGGAACAGCTGGCCAGTCACGAGTTTCCCGGCAACGTACGCGAGCTCAAAGGCCTGATCGCCCGCGCGCTGCTGCTGTGCGACGGCAACCTGCTGCTCCCTGAGCACTTCAACCTGCCTGGCTCCCCGAACAACGAAGGTCAGTTGAGCCTACGCGAACGCATGGAGCGCGTCGAACGCAACCTGCTGGTGGACTGCCTGCGCAAGAATCAGGGCAATCAGACCAGCGCCGCCACCGAACTCGGGCTACCCCGCCGCACGCTGTTATACCGCATGCAGCGGCTGAATATCTGCCCCGCAGAGCTCAAGGCCAGCAGGGGGAAGAACAATGCCTGA